Proteins from one Anopheles nili chromosome 2, idAnoNiliSN_F5_01, whole genome shotgun sequence genomic window:
- the LOC128730456 gene encoding uncharacterized protein LOC128730456, with the protein MASSWVLLFLVGLALLAEKLQDDQASATANIIYSGFKLPLPRHRLFYKSVGERKIGPNLYEVSTIIQEDILLRKRCECMMRHRCRVPRNIFYLSNRDCHHREKVCCELLENMYDPANNGTATERSFVNDNEI; encoded by the exons ATGGCTTCCTCGTGGGTGCTTCTGTTCCTGGTGGGGCTTGCGCTACTCGCGGAAAAGCTGCAGGACGATCAAGCGAGTGCCACCGCCAACATCATCTACAGCGGATTTAAGCTGCCATTGCCACGCCACCGGTTGTTCTATAAGTCGGTCGGTGAGCGCAAGATCGGCCCCAACCTGTACGAGGTGTCCACCATCATCCAGGAGGACATTCTGCTGCGGAAGCGATGCGAGTGCATGATGCGCCATCGGTGCCGTGTCCCACGCAACATCTTCTACCTTTCGAA CCGAGATTGCCATCACCGCGAGAAGGTGTGCTGCGAGCTGCTGGAGAACATGTATGACCCGGCCAACAACGGCACGGCCACCGAGCGAAGTTTCGTGAACGACAACGAGATCTAG